A genomic region of Miscanthus floridulus cultivar M001 chromosome 3, ASM1932011v1, whole genome shotgun sequence contains the following coding sequences:
- the LOC136544944 gene encoding uncharacterized protein, which translates to MDKIAMEESISSSRTTAFYGTSYYSHHHQEQQQSPALAPASVAAAATSDFEDADSGWTAYFLQLASDEEEDASASNREKQQLRDVGGVLCGRGSASTSTVSKPNKAKDNKEAVKKGVKKTKDEVLHLVGTTGILEEEDPLQDTASSPLVQLNINGDLQEVWSTSCSCRGQRPATSAT; encoded by the exons ATGGATAAAATTGCAATGGAGGAATCTATCAGCTCATCTCGAACTACTGCGTTCTACGGCACCAGCTACTACAGCCACCACCACCAAGAACAACAACAATCTCCTGCTCTTGCTCCTGCATCTgttgcggcggcggcgacgtctGATTTCGAGGACGCCGACAGCGGCTGGACGGCCTACTTCCTGCAGCTAGCCtctgacgaggaggaggacgcgtCGGCGTCCAACAGAGAGAAGCAGCAGCTGCGGGATGTTGGCGGCGTCCTCTGTGGAAGAGGAAGTGCCTCCACCTCCACGGTCTCCAAGCCCAACAAAGCCAAGGATAATAAGGAGGCGGTGAAGAAAGGGGTGAAGAAGACCAAGGACGAGGTACTTCATCTTGTCGGAACCACCGGAATTCTAGAGGAGGAAGATCCACTGCAGGACACCGCTTCCTCTCCACTTGTGCAGCTAAATATAAACGGAGACCTGCAG GAAGTTTGGAGCACCTCCTGCAGCTGCAGGGGGCAGAGACCGGCCACCAGCGCAACGTAG